TCGCAGGTGCTGTCGTTCTCTTCGTATGGTAATTGAAACCGGAAAAATCACGATACGTGATTTGGAATTCAACTGCATTATTGGAACGCTCCCTTACGAGCGCGAAAATGTGCAGCCGGTTGTCATGAATATTTCGGTGTGGCTGGATTTCTCTCTGGCTGCCCGAAATGAAGACCTTGCTCATTCAATTGATTATGTGCAATTGGCTGACGACGTGCAGGACTTTGTCTGCAGGTCGTCTTTTCAGCTAGAAGAAACACTGGTGCTTGAAACGGCCAAGTATATCTTGAACCATTACCCCAAGACGGTGGCCGCGGAAGTTTCTGTCCGCAAGCCCCTGTCGATTCCCCAGAGTGCTGGCGCTGAATCCAGCATCAAGGTGATTCGCTAGCTCCTGAAGGCGCGGTAGCGCAGAGCCTCTGAAAGGTCTATAATTTCAACGGAATCTGAATTTCGAAGGTCGGCAATCGTTCTGCCGACCTTTAATAGTCGGTAGTAGCCGCGGGCGCTCAGACCCATTTTGTCGGCGGCACTGATGGAGAATTTTTCGGTTTCGGCTGAAAGCTTGCAACAGCTTTTGGCGAAGTCCGAGGACATTTCCGCATTGGTCTTGATAGCGGTGTTGGCGAATCGCTTGCGTTGGATTTCGCGGGCGCTACAAACACGCTTGCGTATTTCCGCCGAAGACTCAGCGAGTGTCTTTTTCCCGAATTGCGAGGCTTCGACGGGCGGGACGCTCACTTGGATGTCGATGCGGTCGAGAAGCGGGCCCGAGATTTTTTCCTGATAG
This genomic stretch from Fibrobacter sp. UWT2 harbors:
- a CDS encoding dihydroneopterin aldolase codes for the protein MVIETGKITIRDLEFNCIIGTLPYERENVQPVVMNISVWLDFSLAARNEDLAHSIDYVQLADDVQDFVCRSSFQLEETLVLETAKYILNHYPKTVAAEVSVRKPLSIPQSAGAESSIKVIR